One Chaetodon trifascialis isolate fChaTrf1 chromosome 13, fChaTrf1.hap1, whole genome shotgun sequence DNA segment encodes these proteins:
- the mrpl14 gene encoding large ribosomal subunit protein uL14m — protein sequence MALPLLSRSLTGLFVETSSIIHQRTFSVSAVAAAIQKMTRVHVVDNSSLGNTPYHRAPRVIHVYTKNGIGKVGDRVLLAIKGQKKKAVIVGHKMPGGRMTPRFDSNNVVLIEENGNPTGTRIKVPLPTHLRKMEGDYSKVLAIAHSFV from the exons ATGGCTCTCCCACTGCTTTCAAGATCGTTGACTGGGCTTTTCGTAGAGACATCGTCCATAATTCATCAGAGGACTTTTAG TGTGTCCGCTGTTGCAGCAGCCATACAAAAAATGACAAGAGTGCATGTAGTGGACAACAGCTCTCTAGGAAATACGCCATATCACCGTGCGCCCAGAGTGATCCATGTCTACACCAAGAACGGCATAGGAAAAGTTGGTGACAGAGTCTTGCTTGCCATcaaaggacagaagaagaaagcagtGATCGTTGGACACAAAATGCCAGGAGGACGCATGACTCCACGCTTTGATTCGAACAATGTTGTCCTGATTGAGGAAAATGGGAACCCTACAGGAACCAGGATCAAGGTTCCTTTACCCACACACCTACGCAAAATGGAGGGAGATTACTCTAAAGTTCTGGCAATTGctcattcatttgtttaa